One segment of Pandoraea pnomenusa DNA contains the following:
- a CDS encoding DNA-3-methyladenine glycosylase I, which translates to MERCPWSEGFEQYRRYHDEEWGVPLRDSQALFELLMLEGAQAGLSWSTILKKRENYREAFDGFDPMRIAAYGPDDEARLMANAGIVRNRLKVAGVIKGARAYLAMEASGTRFSDFVWQFVGGEPLQNRWTSLNEVPASTAVSDAMSKALKKAGFTFVGSTICYSFMQASGMVNDHLVACPRHKAVKSHPGATSLLRVSPPRKRRAGASSATIAPDESGSA; encoded by the coding sequence ATGGAACGCTGTCCGTGGAGCGAGGGCTTCGAGCAATATCGTCGATATCACGACGAGGAATGGGGGGTGCCGCTGCGCGATTCGCAGGCGTTGTTCGAGTTGTTGATGCTCGAAGGCGCCCAGGCGGGGTTGTCGTGGTCCACCATCCTGAAAAAGCGCGAAAACTATCGCGAGGCCTTCGACGGCTTCGATCCGATGCGCATCGCCGCCTACGGCCCGGATGACGAAGCGCGCCTGATGGCGAATGCGGGCATCGTGCGTAACCGTCTCAAGGTCGCGGGCGTCATCAAGGGGGCACGGGCGTACCTGGCGATGGAGGCCTCGGGCACGCGTTTCAGCGATTTCGTCTGGCAATTCGTCGGAGGCGAGCCGCTACAAAATCGCTGGACATCGCTCAACGAGGTGCCTGCGAGCACCGCCGTGTCCGACGCAATGAGCAAGGCGCTGAAGAAGGCCGGATTCACGTTCGTGGGCTCGACCATCTGCTATTCGTTCATGCAGGCGAGCGGCATGGTGAACGACCATCTGGTCGCATGTCCGCGGCACAAGGCCGTCAAATCGCATCCGGGCGCAACGAGCTTGTTGCGTGTGTCGCCTCCCCGGAAACGCCGGGCGGGGGCGTCGTCGGCTACAATCGCGCCTGACGAATCAGGATCTGCCTAA
- a CDS encoding SDR family NAD(P)-dependent oxidoreductase, with the protein MEDLKGKFVLVTGASTGIGASAARAFAAHGANVAVHYNRSEGKAEAVAQAVRAHGVQAMTVAADVADSDAVDAAVARVLDTFGRIDVLINNAGSLVRRTPFTEVTDAYFDEVINVNARSVVAFSRAVVPAMRRQGGGAIVNVTSIAARHGGGPGALIYAASKGFVSTLTRGMAKELMPDRIRVNAVSPGVIMTPFHEQFSTEAQIEAFRQSIPMGRLGEPDECAGAFLYLASETLASYVTGQIIEVNGGQLMV; encoded by the coding sequence ATGGAAGATCTGAAAGGCAAGTTTGTCCTCGTCACCGGCGCCAGCACCGGCATTGGCGCCTCGGCGGCCAGGGCGTTCGCGGCGCATGGCGCGAACGTGGCCGTGCACTACAACCGTTCGGAGGGCAAGGCCGAAGCGGTGGCGCAGGCGGTTCGCGCGCATGGCGTGCAGGCCATGACAGTGGCCGCGGACGTGGCCGACAGCGACGCGGTGGACGCGGCCGTGGCGCGCGTGCTCGACACGTTCGGGCGCATCGATGTCCTCATCAACAATGCGGGCAGTCTGGTCCGGCGAACGCCGTTCACCGAGGTGACGGACGCGTACTTCGACGAGGTGATCAACGTCAACGCACGCTCTGTCGTTGCGTTCTCGCGCGCTGTCGTGCCCGCCATGCGCAGGCAGGGCGGCGGTGCGATCGTCAATGTGACGTCGATTGCCGCGCGCCACGGTGGCGGGCCCGGCGCGCTGATCTACGCGGCGTCCAAGGGCTTCGTGAGCACGCTCACGCGCGGCATGGCCAAGGAGCTCATGCCTGATCGCATCCGTGTGAACGCCGTGTCGCCCGGCGTCATCATGACGCCGTTCCACGAGCAGTTCAGCACCGAAGCGCAGATCGAGGCTTTCCGCCAGAGCATTCCGATGGGGCGTCTGGGCGAGCCGGACGAATGCGCCGGCGCGTTTCTGTACCTCGCGTCGGAGACGCTGGCGAGCTATGTGACGGGGCAGATCATCGAGGTCAACGGTGGGCAGTTGATGGTATAG
- a CDS encoding fumarylacetoacetate hydrolase family protein → MKLLRYGPKGQEKPGLLDADGQVRDLSNVLADITPETLSPQGLAALRALDVAALPVVRSPGRLGVPYSGVGKFLAVGLNYSDHAAEAGLAAPSEPVLFTKWENCLNGPNDPVVLPKGAVKGDWEVELGFVIGTTARYVPLESALDYVAGYCIVNDVSEREYQIERGGTWDKGKGFDTFGPVGPWLVTTDEIRDPQRLGMWLDVNGVRRQTGNTSTMIFNVAYLVHYMSQFATLRPGDLVTTGTPPGVGMGHKPPLYLKPGDVMRLGIDGLGEQTQEVVAYDTHWLD, encoded by the coding sequence TTGAAACTGCTGCGTTACGGCCCGAAGGGCCAGGAAAAGCCGGGCCTGCTCGACGCCGACGGCCAGGTGCGTGATCTGTCCAATGTGCTCGCCGACATCACGCCGGAGACGCTCAGTCCGCAAGGACTGGCGGCATTGCGCGCGCTCGATGTCGCGGCGTTGCCTGTCGTGCGCTCGCCGGGTCGGCTGGGCGTGCCGTATTCGGGGGTCGGCAAGTTTCTTGCCGTCGGCCTCAATTACAGCGATCACGCGGCGGAGGCGGGGCTGGCCGCACCGTCCGAGCCGGTACTCTTCACGAAGTGGGAGAACTGTCTGAACGGTCCGAACGACCCCGTGGTGCTACCCAAAGGCGCCGTGAAGGGAGACTGGGAAGTGGAGCTCGGGTTCGTGATCGGCACCACGGCGCGTTACGTGCCGCTGGAGAGCGCGCTCGATTACGTGGCGGGCTACTGCATCGTGAACGACGTGTCCGAGCGCGAGTATCAGATCGAGCGCGGCGGCACGTGGGACAAGGGCAAGGGTTTCGACACGTTCGGGCCGGTCGGGCCGTGGCTCGTCACCACGGACGAGATTCGCGATCCGCAGCGACTGGGCATGTGGCTGGACGTGAACGGCGTGCGCCGGCAAACCGGCAATACGTCGACGATGATCTTCAACGTGGCCTACCTCGTGCACTACATGAGCCAGTTCGCCACGCTCAGGCCGGGCGATCTGGTGACGACCGGGACGCCGCCGGGGGTGGGCATGGGGCACAAGCCGCCCCTGTACCTCAAGCCGGGCGACGTCATGCGCCTGGGCATCGACGGATTGGGCGAGCAGACGCAGGAAGTCGTTGCGTACGACACGCACTGGCTCGATTGA
- a CDS encoding SDR family oxidoreductase yields the protein MNGRLAGKTAVITAAAQGIGRATVEAYLCEGARVIATDLNAQTLAQLDDHANLLRRPLDVTDQAAVAAIAHELGAIDVLFNCAGFVHHGSILECDDAAWDFSFDLNVKSMYRTTRAFLPAMLAAGGGAIINMSSAASSVKGVANRFAYGTTKAAVIGLTKSIAADFVGRGIRCNAICPGTVESPSLRERIATQAQAAGVTLAAVREQFVARQPMGRVGSPDEIASLAVYLGSDESAFTTGASHVIDGGWSN from the coding sequence ATGAATGGACGACTGGCGGGCAAGACCGCGGTCATTACGGCAGCCGCGCAAGGCATCGGCCGCGCCACTGTCGAAGCCTACCTGTGCGAGGGCGCGCGGGTGATCGCGACCGATCTCAACGCGCAGACGCTCGCGCAACTCGACGACCATGCGAACCTGTTGCGCCGTCCGCTCGACGTTACCGATCAGGCAGCGGTCGCGGCGATCGCGCATGAACTGGGTGCGATCGACGTGCTATTCAACTGCGCGGGTTTCGTCCATCACGGCTCGATTCTCGAATGCGACGACGCGGCATGGGACTTCTCGTTCGATCTGAACGTCAAGAGCATGTACCGCACCACGCGCGCGTTCCTGCCCGCGATGCTGGCGGCAGGCGGCGGAGCGATCATCAACATGTCGTCGGCCGCGTCGAGCGTGAAGGGCGTGGCCAACCGCTTCGCCTACGGCACGACGAAGGCGGCCGTGATCGGACTGACGAAGTCGATCGCCGCCGACTTCGTCGGCCGGGGGATTCGCTGCAACGCGATTTGTCCGGGCACGGTGGAGTCGCCTTCGCTGCGTGAGCGTATCGCGACACAGGCTCAGGCCGCGGGTGTAACGCTGGCCGCGGTGCGCGAGCAATTCGTGGCGCGTCAGCCGATGGGCCGCGTTGGGTCTCCCGACGAAATCGCCTCGCTGGCCGTGTACCTGGGTTCCGACGAATCCGCTTTTACCACGGGTGCCAGCCATGTGATCGATGGTGGCTGGTCCAATTGA
- a CDS encoding FadR/GntR family transcriptional regulator has protein sequence MSFEPIVQVSVSEQVAQRLLTMIRTGLLKPGQQLPPERDLASMLGVGRPAVREAIRGLALLGLLRIRQGEGTFVGSLEMRELLEPLEMVIELNAGTLEALFDARLVIEPGVAALAATRMHGADLARLHALVDDEQALLASPEQFAAADMAFHEAIIDACGNPFLQSIANSLYLLGKKSRGVTSQVAGVLARSLEDHRGILDALEARDPEHAARAMQRHLCRVRDAYAASASLAREEHP, from the coding sequence ATGTCTTTCGAACCCATCGTGCAGGTTTCCGTCTCGGAGCAGGTCGCGCAGCGCTTGCTCACGATGATCCGCACCGGTCTGCTCAAGCCCGGCCAGCAGTTGCCGCCCGAGCGCGACCTCGCGAGCATGCTCGGCGTCGGGCGTCCCGCGGTACGCGAAGCGATTCGTGGCCTGGCGCTGCTCGGGCTGCTGCGCATCCGGCAGGGCGAGGGCACCTTCGTCGGCTCGCTGGAGATGCGCGAACTGCTCGAGCCGCTCGAGATGGTGATCGAGCTCAATGCGGGCACGCTCGAGGCGTTATTCGATGCGCGTCTGGTGATCGAACCGGGGGTTGCCGCGCTCGCGGCCACGCGGATGCACGGCGCGGATCTGGCGCGCCTGCATGCGCTCGTCGACGACGAGCAGGCGCTGCTGGCGAGCCCCGAGCAGTTTGCCGCGGCGGACATGGCCTTTCATGAGGCGATCATCGACGCCTGCGGGAACCCGTTCCTGCAGAGCATCGCAAACAGCCTTTATTTACTGGGCAAGAAAAGCCGTGGCGTCACGTCGCAGGTGGCCGGTGTATTGGCGCGCAGTCTGGAGGACCATCGAGGGATTCTCGACGCGCTCGAAGCACGCGACCCGGAACATGCGGCGCGGGCGATGCAACGTCATCTCTGTCGCGTGCGTGACGCCTATGCCGCATCGGCCTCGCTGGCCCGGGAGGAGCATCCATGA
- a CDS encoding calcium:proton antiporter, producing MSSSKTAKLGHWTMYMPIVALVVLGIAGFMPNGAALVLCAAALAGAVFAAVHHAETVAHKVGEPFGTLVLAVAVTIIEVALIVSVMLSGGPDKAGLARDTVFAAIMIVSTGIVGLCLLFGGVRHHTQGFHVEGASAALAVLCALSVLTLVLPNYTSSVIGPGLTASQLAFEGMISLVLYMVFVFVQTVSHRDYFLAKAPSEEVHVPPPSRRTAVLSLGLLVVALLAVVGLAKKLSPAVEQAVAQAGAPKAVVGIVIAALVLLPEGLAALRAARANKLQTSLNLALGSALASIGLTIPTVAAVSLVLDQQIELGLAPKETVLLAVTLLVGVITLGTGRTTVLQGAVHLVLFAAFLFLAIVP from the coding sequence ATGTCCTCCTCAAAGACCGCCAAGCTGGGCCACTGGACCATGTATATGCCCATCGTGGCCCTCGTTGTCCTGGGTATTGCCGGCTTCATGCCCAATGGCGCCGCGCTCGTGTTGTGCGCGGCCGCGTTGGCAGGCGCCGTGTTCGCCGCCGTGCACCACGCCGAGACCGTCGCCCACAAGGTCGGCGAGCCGTTCGGCACGCTGGTGCTTGCTGTCGCCGTGACGATCATCGAAGTGGCGCTGATCGTGTCGGTCATGCTCTCCGGTGGCCCCGACAAGGCAGGTCTCGCGCGCGACACGGTATTCGCCGCGATCATGATCGTGTCGACCGGCATCGTCGGCCTGTGTCTGCTGTTCGGGGGTGTGCGCCACCACACGCAGGGCTTTCACGTGGAAGGCGCGAGCGCCGCGCTGGCGGTGCTGTGCGCCCTGTCGGTCCTCACGCTGGTATTGCCGAATTACACGAGCTCCGTGATCGGCCCGGGCCTCACGGCCTCGCAACTGGCCTTCGAAGGGATGATCTCGCTGGTGCTGTACATGGTGTTCGTGTTCGTGCAGACGGTGAGCCACCGCGATTACTTCCTCGCCAAGGCGCCCAGCGAAGAGGTGCACGTTCCCCCGCCGTCGCGTCGCACGGCGGTGCTGAGCCTGGGGCTGCTGGTCGTTGCGCTGCTCGCGGTCGTGGGGTTGGCGAAGAAGCTCTCGCCGGCGGTCGAACAGGCCGTCGCGCAAGCGGGTGCGCCCAAGGCCGTCGTCGGTATCGTGATTGCCGCCCTGGTCTTGTTGCCGGAAGGATTGGCGGCATTGCGCGCCGCACGGGCGAATAAGCTTCAGACGAGTCTGAATCTGGCGTTGGGCTCGGCGCTGGCCAGCATCGGCCTGACGATCCCCACGGTAGCGGCGGTCTCGCTGGTGCTCGATCAGCAGATCGAACTCGGCCTTGCGCCGAAGGAAACGGTGTTGCTGGCCGTCACGCTGCTCGTTGGCGTGATCACGCTGGGCACCGGCCGCACCACGGTGCTGCAGGGTGCCGTTCACCTGGTGCTTTTCGCGGCCTTCCTGTTCCTGGCGATCGTGCCCTGA